One Streptomyces sp. NBC_00454 genomic region harbors:
- the mobF gene encoding MobF family relaxase yields the protein MGYATPIRAPEQVEYRLAENCGCDQSADSQVEYRLAAASDLRWIGSGLAEFGLVAGAVVDPDAARALMDGRDPRTNEQLVSRKKVLDPRGKVVARVVVDAIRESAAADGMTAAEYLGNDRLAARFARAERGIHRDGEGHLLPVADAERLAAAAGLSGDALYGADVIAEATRWKGHHVDVGLRGVDVTGELVKSLSVAFGLADPATAAAMEQDFLDSVNEAVVDVLEPAAAYGMAGHHGDGERAQRVESSGLIGWVTLHRSARPVDASPGDPHLHAHINIAHLVHCEDGKWRVPGAGAEDFHRYARLVNEVAEARFRARLIEKYGARFELSAKGAWELVGVDDGIRNAFSRRHQQIVTLVGRDATREQQKSAARRTAEAKEDVESPAPRQDWRTRAAAHLGGEDAVDRMLAAALPGPDGSVPPLSAGGGPRMPSPAEFAARIWDPEYGLTASRKTVSHTHVLAAVAAAVPYLLSVEQLVRLTDEVLAVDGHAVRLPDSHRHHHAHRRRFTHRTVVEAERIIIESVTTGLDAGLAQLTADAAAMTISATEMANSSGDRVFEFSTEQRAVITRLLSDGHAVDAVEGVAGAGKTTIMAAARAGWEAAGLRVAGTSTAAVAAANLAAEAGIDSQTIAAWTREIGGGGGRGLAGVGVLVIDEAAMVDDRALAALLKHAHTTGTKVVAVGDPLQLRAVGVGGGFKRIHQLVDGLALTENRRQRDVVERAALQDWRDGGRTSALAAFAVHGRVHADDTSTDALTSMLARWNTARTRWAGDPHGQVCDLLLLAARRTDVATLNAGARAVLVATGELEAGRTFATRGDGRIAFATGDLVHIRRNDYRSRRDQSQPDVLNGFRGVVLQVADTDRDQAVLVEWRRPRPGGGHHTQRAWMSATDVAEGRLTHGYALTIASAQGLTSDTTIAYGLHGDSHTLYPAMSRARLESHLHLPLDDLEDDVTRIRRGEVRSDTERLDRAVAAYGRLLENDADDVMVTDELARGDNVLERPEATAARHTARRDSAQAAASVPSQMQAHREAQEAAERSPDAPAMPRTTRDRIQELLEAGYTSRTEPAPESEPASDPEPVAPWTERPFGHIATTHLEPYAQAADKDAANAASKASAFEHQAAALAAVLGTELAPSSVSYDKRVEKLDLAEDLLNRARQAEEKADAISEQIKAMYETNREQDRLERKVRTRAALRRSAITFQRTDLLNSADELAQLITARTEAIGTLNEQKTTLDSDARQMRQQAREIAAQVSTHAVYPATVVKTLADHRAALPALRERLEKTDTDRYAYLTQQAEAQRSKQDKATQKADGLREEAATRTGLTAGQQATETKERTAAAQRARAEQAHANAAASHRAQQYEDANRAHHPPAPDPSRGLEL from the coding sequence GTGGGGTATGCGACGCCGATCCGCGCGCCTGAGCAAGTCGAGTACCGGCTCGCCGAGAACTGCGGCTGCGACCAGAGCGCCGACTCACAGGTCGAGTATCGGCTCGCCGCCGCGAGCGATCTGAGGTGGATCGGCAGCGGCCTGGCGGAGTTCGGCTTGGTGGCCGGAGCGGTCGTCGACCCGGACGCTGCCCGTGCGCTGATGGACGGCCGGGACCCGCGCACCAACGAGCAGCTCGTGAGCCGCAAGAAGGTTCTCGACCCGCGCGGCAAGGTCGTCGCCCGCGTCGTCGTCGACGCGATCCGGGAGAGCGCCGCGGCCGACGGGATGACGGCCGCCGAGTACCTCGGCAACGACAGGTTGGCCGCACGCTTCGCCCGTGCCGAGCGCGGGATCCACCGCGACGGCGAAGGACACCTTCTTCCCGTCGCCGACGCAGAACGCCTTGCCGCAGCCGCCGGCCTTTCCGGCGACGCTCTGTACGGCGCGGACGTCATCGCCGAGGCCACCCGGTGGAAGGGCCACCACGTCGACGTCGGCCTGCGCGGCGTGGACGTCACCGGCGAGCTGGTGAAGTCCCTCTCCGTCGCCTTCGGCCTCGCCGATCCGGCCACCGCGGCCGCCATGGAGCAGGACTTCCTCGACTCCGTCAACGAAGCCGTCGTCGACGTCCTGGAGCCCGCAGCCGCGTACGGGATGGCCGGCCACCACGGCGACGGCGAGCGCGCCCAGCGCGTGGAGTCCTCCGGCCTGATCGGCTGGGTCACCCTCCACCGCTCAGCCCGACCGGTCGACGCCTCACCCGGCGACCCGCACCTGCACGCGCACATCAACATCGCGCACCTGGTCCACTGCGAAGACGGGAAATGGCGCGTTCCCGGCGCCGGGGCAGAGGACTTCCACCGCTACGCCCGGCTCGTCAACGAAGTCGCCGAGGCCCGCTTCCGCGCCAGGCTGATCGAGAAGTACGGCGCCCGCTTCGAGCTGTCCGCGAAGGGCGCGTGGGAGCTCGTCGGCGTCGACGACGGCATCCGTAACGCCTTCTCCCGGCGGCACCAGCAGATCGTCACGCTCGTCGGCCGTGACGCCACGCGCGAGCAGCAGAAGAGTGCCGCCCGGCGGACCGCCGAGGCGAAGGAGGACGTCGAGTCCCCCGCGCCGCGGCAGGATTGGCGCACCCGCGCCGCCGCCCACCTCGGAGGTGAGGACGCGGTCGACCGGATGCTCGCCGCAGCCTTGCCCGGCCCGGACGGGTCCGTCCCGCCGCTGTCCGCCGGCGGCGGCCCGCGCATGCCGTCCCCGGCCGAGTTTGCCGCCCGGATCTGGGATCCCGAGTACGGGCTGACGGCGTCGAGGAAGACCGTCAGCCATACCCACGTGCTGGCCGCCGTCGCGGCCGCCGTGCCGTACCTGTTGTCCGTCGAGCAGTTGGTGAGGCTGACCGACGAGGTCCTCGCCGTCGACGGCCACGCCGTACGCCTGCCGGACTCCCACCGGCACCACCACGCCCACCGCCGGCGGTTCACCCACCGCACGGTCGTCGAGGCCGAGCGCATCATCATCGAGTCCGTGACCACCGGCCTGGACGCCGGACTCGCGCAGCTCACCGCCGACGCCGCCGCCATGACGATCTCCGCCACGGAGATGGCCAACTCCTCCGGCGACCGCGTCTTCGAGTTCTCCACCGAGCAGCGCGCCGTCATCACGCGGCTGCTGAGCGACGGTCACGCCGTCGACGCCGTCGAAGGCGTCGCCGGAGCGGGCAAGACCACGATCATGGCGGCCGCGCGCGCCGGCTGGGAAGCCGCCGGACTGCGCGTCGCCGGTACCTCCACCGCCGCCGTCGCCGCCGCGAACCTCGCCGCCGAGGCGGGCATCGACTCGCAGACCATCGCCGCGTGGACGCGGGAGATCGGCGGCGGTGGCGGCCGAGGCCTTGCAGGAGTTGGTGTCCTGGTCATCGACGAGGCCGCCATGGTCGACGACCGCGCCCTGGCCGCCCTCCTCAAGCACGCGCACACCACCGGCACCAAGGTGGTCGCGGTCGGCGACCCGCTGCAGCTGCGCGCAGTCGGAGTGGGCGGCGGCTTCAAGCGGATCCACCAGCTCGTCGACGGCCTGGCGCTCACCGAGAACCGGCGCCAGCGCGACGTCGTCGAGCGCGCGGCCCTGCAGGACTGGCGCGACGGCGGCCGCACGAGCGCCCTCGCCGCGTTCGCAGTTCACGGGCGCGTGCACGCGGACGACACCTCCACCGATGCCCTCACCTCCATGCTGGCCCGCTGGAATACCGCCCGGACCCGCTGGGCCGGCGACCCGCACGGCCAGGTCTGCGACCTGCTGTTGCTCGCCGCCCGCCGCACGGACGTCGCCACCCTCAACGCCGGCGCCCGCGCCGTGCTGGTCGCCACCGGGGAACTGGAGGCGGGACGGACCTTCGCCACCCGGGGCGACGGACGGATCGCCTTCGCCACCGGCGACCTGGTCCACATCCGCCGCAACGACTACCGCTCCCGCCGCGACCAGTCCCAGCCCGACGTCCTCAACGGCTTCCGCGGCGTCGTCCTGCAGGTGGCCGACACCGACCGGGACCAGGCCGTGCTGGTCGAGTGGCGCCGACCCCGCCCGGGCGGTGGCCACCACACCCAGCGGGCGTGGATGTCCGCCACCGACGTCGCCGAGGGGCGACTCACACACGGCTACGCGCTGACGATCGCCTCCGCGCAGGGCCTGACCAGCGACACGACGATCGCCTACGGCCTGCACGGCGACTCCCACACCCTCTACCCGGCCATGTCCCGGGCCCGGCTGGAGAGCCACCTGCACCTGCCGCTCGACGACCTCGAGGACGATGTCACCCGCATCCGGCGCGGCGAAGTCCGCAGCGACACCGAGCGCCTGGACCGCGCCGTCGCCGCGTACGGCCGGCTGTTGGAGAACGACGCCGACGACGTCATGGTCACCGACGAACTGGCCCGGGGCGACAACGTCCTGGAACGCCCCGAGGCGACCGCCGCCCGCCACACTGCCCGGCGCGACTCGGCCCAGGCGGCCGCATCCGTACCGTCCCAGATGCAGGCGCACCGGGAGGCCCAGGAGGCCGCCGAACGCTCGCCGGACGCCCCCGCGATGCCCCGGACCACCCGCGACCGGATCCAGGAACTCCTCGAAGCCGGGTACACCTCCCGGACCGAACCGGCACCCGAATCCGAACCGGCCTCCGACCCAGAGCCGGTCGCCCCATGGACCGAGCGGCCCTTCGGCCACATCGCGACCACCCACCTGGAGCCGTACGCCCAGGCCGCCGACAAGGACGCCGCGAACGCAGCGTCCAAGGCCTCCGCCTTCGAGCACCAGGCTGCCGCCCTCGCCGCCGTGCTCGGCACGGAACTGGCCCCCAGCTCCGTCTCGTACGACAAACGCGTCGAGAAGCTCGACCTGGCCGAGGACCTCCTGAACCGCGCCCGCCAGGCCGAGGAGAAGGCCGACGCCATCAGCGAGCAGATCAAGGCGATGTACGAGACGAACCGGGAACAGGACCGCCTGGAGCGCAAGGTACGTACCCGGGCCGCCCTCAGGCGCAGCGCGATCACCTTCCAACGCACCGACCTGCTCAACTCCGCCGACGAACTGGCCCAGCTCATCACCGCCCGCACCGAAGCGATCGGGACCCTGAACGAGCAGAAGACCACCCTGGACTCGGATGCCCGGCAGATGCGGCAACAGGCACGCGAGATCGCAGCCCAGGTGAGCACTCACGCCGTCTACCCGGCCACCGTCGTCAAAACCCTCGCCGACCATCGCGCCGCCCTGCCCGCCCTCAGGGAGCGGCTGGAGAAGACCGACACCGACCGCTACGCATACCTGACCCAGCAAGCCGAAGCCCAGCGCAGCAAGCAGGACAAGGCCACGCAGAAGGCCGACGGACTGCGCGAGGAAGCCGCCACCCGGACCGGCCTCACCGCCGGACAGCAGGCCACCGAGACCAAGGAGCGCACCGCGGCCGCCCAACGAGCCCGCGCGGAACAAGCCCACGCCAACGCGGCAGCCTCCCACCGGGCCCAGCAGTACGAGGACGCGAACCGCGCCCACCACCCGCCAGCCCCGGACCCAAGCCGCGGTCTCGAGCTCTGA
- a CDS encoding MerR family transcriptional regulator: MDVTTLYSIGELSRRTGLSVRTIRFYSDSGVVAPTTRSPAGYRLYDLDALLRLELLRTLRELGMDLATIQRVLDRELSVAEVAAAHADAMDVQIRVLQLRRSVLRVVARRGSSPEETKLMHRLTQLSGEERRRLIDDFIDGTFGTVDADPAAVAMVRAATPDLPDDASSEQVAAWVELAELVGDEDFRARMRRTVRCQVTGRTLDIESDAGEELMEFTRQKVAEAMESGIEPLSDRGATIIDDLVDRFAEVLARTPDTEFRHWMAQQFNEAHDPQVDRYWRLVWIVNGWQVVPNLIPVYPWLIQALRNDRAA; encoded by the coding sequence ATGGACGTTACGACCCTCTACTCGATCGGGGAGCTTTCCCGGCGGACCGGCTTGTCCGTGAGGACCATCCGGTTCTACTCCGATTCGGGGGTGGTAGCGCCGACCACCCGTAGTCCCGCCGGTTATCGGCTCTACGACCTCGACGCACTGCTTCGTCTGGAACTCCTCCGCACACTGCGCGAGCTGGGCATGGACCTGGCCACGATTCAACGGGTGCTGGACCGCGAGCTCTCGGTGGCGGAAGTCGCCGCGGCGCACGCCGACGCCATGGACGTCCAGATCCGGGTGCTGCAACTGCGTCGGAGCGTTCTGCGAGTCGTGGCCAGACGCGGGTCCAGTCCCGAGGAGACCAAGCTCATGCACAGGCTCACGCAGTTGTCCGGCGAGGAACGCCGACGTTTGATCGACGATTTCATAGATGGCACCTTCGGCACAGTGGACGCCGACCCGGCCGCGGTGGCCATGGTTCGCGCTGCCACTCCCGACCTCCCCGACGATGCGTCCAGCGAGCAGGTCGCCGCGTGGGTGGAACTCGCCGAACTGGTCGGCGACGAGGACTTCCGGGCCCGGATGCGCCGGACGGTCAGGTGCCAGGTCACCGGGCGCACGCTTGACATCGAGAGCGATGCCGGCGAGGAACTGATGGAGTTCACCCGTCAGAAGGTCGCGGAAGCCATGGAGTCGGGCATCGAGCCGCTCAGCGACAGGGGCGCAACCATCATCGACGACCTCGTGGACCGCTTCGCCGAGGTGCTCGCGCGCACCCCTGACACGGAATTCCGGCACTGGATGGCCCAGCAGTTCAATGAGGCACACGATCCCCAGGTGGACCGGTACTGGCGGCTGGTGTGGAT